The Deltaproteobacteria bacterium genome contains a region encoding:
- a CDS encoding GDP-mannose 4,6-dehydratase yields MKHALITGITGQDGSYLAELLLEKGYAVHGLVRRSAIEDPEHRLSHAGSVESYPSIFNVVSEVKPDECYHLAAQSFVAYSFEDEFSTLMTNINGTHHVLSAVKQIVPSCRFYFAASSEMFGNTEQSPQNEKTRFKPRSAYGISKLTGYHLVRNYREAYGLFAVNGILFNHESPRRGFEFVTRKISSHAARIKLGLAKELRLGNLDAKRDWGHAKDYVKAMWMMLQADSPDDYVVGTGESHSVREFVEVAFEYLGLDPRSSVITDERYYRPSEIFDLVADASKARVELGWVHQYGFVDLVQEMVKSDLELFKNTQK; encoded by the coding sequence ATGAAGCACGCCTTGATTACGGGGATTACGGGTCAGGATGGGAGCTATCTTGCGGAACTGCTTCTCGAAAAGGGTTACGCGGTCCATGGTCTGGTGCGGCGCTCGGCCATTGAGGATCCTGAACATCGTCTTTCACATGCGGGTTCGGTTGAGAGCTACCCCAGCATCTTCAATGTGGTTAGTGAGGTAAAGCCCGACGAATGTTACCACCTTGCAGCGCAGAGTTTTGTGGCCTACTCTTTCGAAGACGAATTCTCGACTCTCATGACGAATATCAACGGGACACACCACGTACTGTCGGCGGTGAAACAGATCGTCCCCTCATGCCGGTTTTACTTTGCAGCATCGAGTGAGATGTTCGGAAACACCGAGCAATCGCCTCAGAACGAGAAGACCAGGTTCAAGCCGAGGTCGGCCTACGGGATTTCCAAACTCACTGGGTATCACCTCGTGAGAAACTACAGGGAGGCTTACGGCCTCTTCGCGGTCAACGGGATTCTGTTCAACCATGAGTCCCCCCGCCGAGGCTTCGAGTTTGTGACCCGGAAGATATCGTCCCACGCCGCGAGGATCAAGCTGGGGTTGGCCAAGGAACTCAGGTTGGGCAATCTCGATGCCAAGAGGGATTGGGGGCATGCCAAAGACTACGTGAAGGCCATGTGGATGATGCTTCAGGCCGACTCTCCGGACGACTATGTTGTAGGGACGGGCGAGAGCCATTCGGTGAGGGAATTTGTGGAGGTCGCCTTCGAATATCTCGGCCTCGACCCGCGCTCTTCTGTGATCACGGACGAGAGGTATTACAGGCCTTCGGAGATCTTTGATCTCGTGGCGGATGCCTCCAAGGCAAGGGTAGAGCTCGGGTGGGTTCACCAGTACGGATTCGTCGATCTGGTACAGGAGATGGTGAAAAGCGATCTAGAGCTCTTCAAGAACACCCAAAAGTGA
- a CDS encoding glycosyltransferase, with translation MRIAIVHDWLTGMRGGERCLEVFCELFPEADLFTLLHVKGSVSPKIEAMKIRTSFVQNLPFSRKGYRSYLPLFPLAVESFDLKGYDLVLSSSHCVAKGVIPPPDCCHISYVYSPMRYVWDMYFDYFGNPRGRRAGRPVLALFAHYLRAWDVTSSERVDHFIAISRHVARRIKKYYRRDSKIIHPPVDTRRFRVSKGSDDFYLIVSALAPYKGIDLAVQAFNRLGYPLKLIGSGQDEKRLRAMARPNIEFLGWQPDDVVAEHYSRCKALVFPGEEDFGITPLEAQASGRPVIAYGRGGVLETVVPLSDRQIEGRDVEAREGPDRPGSLATGVFFYEQSVESLIRAVRVFEEKADLFHGKALRRHAMKWDRSVFKRNFRDAVSDILRSWS, from the coding sequence ATGAGGATTGCCATCGTGCATGACTGGCTTACCGGGATGAGGGGGGGAGAGAGATGCCTGGAAGTCTTCTGCGAACTCTTCCCCGAGGCGGACCTCTTCACCCTGTTGCACGTAAAGGGCTCGGTCTCCCCAAAGATAGAGGCCATGAAGATCAGGACCTCCTTCGTACAGAATCTTCCTTTCTCCCGTAAGGGGTACAGAAGCTACCTGCCCCTTTTCCCCCTGGCTGTGGAGAGCTTTGATCTCAAGGGATACGACTTGGTCTTGAGCAGCAGCCACTGTGTGGCCAAGGGTGTGATTCCCCCGCCTGACTGCTGCCATATCTCCTATGTCTATTCTCCTATGCGGTATGTCTGGGACATGTATTTCGATTACTTCGGAAACCCGAGGGGAAGGCGGGCAGGGCGGCCGGTCCTTGCTCTGTTCGCCCACTACCTGAGAGCCTGGGATGTGACGTCTTCGGAGCGGGTCGATCATTTCATCGCCATCTCCCGACACGTGGCCAGGAGGATCAAGAAGTACTACCGGAGGGATTCGAAGATTATTCATCCCCCGGTCGACACAAGGAGGTTCAGGGTTTCCAAAGGGAGCGACGACTTCTACCTCATCGTTTCTGCCCTGGCTCCGTACAAGGGAATCGATTTGGCCGTCCAGGCCTTCAATCGACTGGGATACCCGCTGAAACTGATAGGAAGCGGACAGGACGAAAAAAGGCTCCGGGCCATGGCTCGGCCCAACATCGAATTCCTGGGCTGGCAGCCTGACGACGTGGTGGCGGAACACTATTCACGATGCAAGGCCCTGGTTTTTCCCGGTGAAGAGGATTTCGGTATCACACCCCTTGAAGCCCAGGCCTCCGGGCGCCCTGTGATCGCCTACGGGAGGGGAGGGGTCTTGGAAACGGTGGTTCCTCTTTCGGATCGGCAAATAGAAGGCAGGGACGTTGAAGCAAGGGAAGGCCCAGACAGACCCGGCTCGTTGGCGACAGGGGTTTTCTTCTATGAGCAATCTGTGGAGAGCTTGATACGGGCTGTGAGGGTTTTTGAGGAGAAGGCGGATCTTTTCCACGGGAAGGCCCTACGGAGACACGCCATGAAATGGGACCGGTCGGTCTTTAAGAGGAACTTCAGGGATGCGGTCTCAGACATCCTGCGTTCCTGGTCGTGA
- a CDS encoding glycosyltransferase family 4 protein, translating to PDVSLIHYPDFSGPLLSAKRMVITLHDLSFFRYPHVFPPSLRVWKRIMARFSVWKAQLVICVSRFTANEAAAILKTRQEKLRVIPLGVKELNRPFLRKVAEGEKPDTPYLLYVGTLEPRKNLIRLVKATALLWEQGLKYPLIMAGRKGWLYQGLFDLIDSLGLGDHVRFLGHVSQDGLSSLYRNAEVFVYPSVYEGFGLPPLEAMSCGTPVVVSNRSSLPEVCGDAACYVDPFDEGDMARGILSVLQDDNLRRILVEKGFERVKLFSWENAARETIRVYEEVAGT from the coding sequence CCCAGACGTTTCCCTGATTCACTATCCAGACTTCTCCGGTCCTCTTCTCTCGGCGAAACGGATGGTGATCACCCTCCATGATCTCTCCTTCTTTCGTTATCCGCACGTCTTCCCTCCGAGCCTGAGAGTTTGGAAAAGGATAATGGCCCGTTTTTCCGTGTGGAAGGCCCAACTTGTTATTTGTGTTTCCCGTTTTACGGCAAACGAAGCTGCGGCTATCCTCAAGACTCGTCAAGAGAAGTTGAGAGTCATCCCCCTGGGAGTAAAGGAATTGAATCGGCCCTTTTTGAGAAAGGTTGCGGAAGGCGAAAAGCCGGACACGCCCTACCTGCTCTACGTTGGTACCCTCGAACCCAGAAAGAACCTCATACGACTGGTAAAGGCCACGGCTCTCTTGTGGGAACAGGGGCTCAAGTATCCACTCATTATGGCGGGCAGGAAAGGGTGGCTCTACCAGGGGCTTTTTGATCTGATCGATTCCCTGGGTTTGGGTGATCACGTCCGTTTCTTAGGTCATGTTTCTCAGGACGGGTTGTCTTCTCTGTATAGAAACGCAGAGGTCTTCGTATATCCTTCCGTTTACGAGGGGTTCGGCCTGCCGCCCCTGGAGGCCATGTCGTGCGGGACCCCGGTGGTGGTTTCAAATCGGTCCTCACTCCCCGAGGTCTGCGGAGACGCGGCCTGTTATGTCGATCCTTTTGACGAAGGAGACATGGCGAGGGGTATACTATCTGTCTTGCAGGATGATAACCTGAGAAGAATCCTGGTGGAAAAAGGCTTCGAAAGGGTGAAGCTCTTTTCCTGGGAGAATGCAGCGAGGGAGACGATAAGGGTGTACGAGGAAGTTGCCGGGACATGA